The sequence below is a genomic window from Nitrospirota bacterium.
TGGTGAAAGGGCCCAGTTGTCCGACTTCTTTCCATCGATCCCCATCCCCTGTCCGAAAAATTACGCCGCCGACAGCGGCATAGAGAAACTTGTTCAGGACCGCCATCGATCCGATGTAACCCCGTGTTGTTTTAGGGTCGGCTGAAAAGACGCGGGTCGGCGCCCCTCCCGCCAGTTCGAATTTAAAAATCTCTCCTCCGCCGGTTGTTCCGACGTAGAGCGCCCTATTGAAAAAGGCGGCGCCGCGCACGCCCTGAAAATATTTTTCTTGCGGGCGGTCTCCGCCGGATGGCCAGAGCCGTTTCCAGGTCATCCCGTCCTCTGATCGATAAAGCCCCCCCTTCTCGATTCCGGCATAGAGGGCCCCGTCAAAAGGGAGGATGAATCGCACCCAATGGGTGAAGTCCGCCCCGGCGTTCGGGATCAAGTCGCTCACCCTCGTCCAGCTTGTTCCGTTCGATGACCGGTAAAGGGAGGCCCGCGTGGTTCCGGCGTAGAGGACCCCCTTGTAAACGCCGAGGCTGGTTGCTCCTTTTTCCTCCGGCAAACGCGCGCTCAAATGCCACCTCTTCCCGTCCGCACTGCTCCATATCTCTGCCGCGGGGTCATTGGTCACGCCATATAATCTGTTTTGAAAAGGGATCAACCCGTAGACCGTATAATTGGAAGTCGTCAAAGCGGGTTTCCAGGTCGAATCTTCACCGAACTCGAAGATGCTTCCGTTTCCCTCGATTCCCGCGAATAGCCGGTGACGAAAGGCGCCCAGAGCGACCACATTCCACCCTCCGGGCACATTCCCGGTCCGCTCCCACCGGATGGAATAGCTTATACCGTAATGGAGCATAAGATGTTCTGTCAGTTTTTTTTGCTCGGTATCGGTCATCTCGCATCCCATTGCGCGCATCCACGGAATCACCAGATCCCAGGGCCGTCGCGTGATGGGATGCGAACGTCCTCCTTCGCATTCTCCGGAGAGGCATTGGCCTTCCAGGGTGATGCCATGGCACTTTCCGCAACGCGTGACGATCAGGCTCCGACCATCGATTTCGCCGAAGGCGGGAACAATCCGAATATCCAGAAAAAAGAGCAAGAGCAAAGGGAAAAAGACGATGCCCCGCCGTAACCCTTTGGTAAAACGGGGTGATCCACGCGAAAGGGCCTGGTGTGACCTGAACGGAGACATCGCCGGCGTCGGAGAGACGGTCATTCCGGGCCCTTGAGAACCGTCGACCGAATAGTAACGGTCATCTTTGAAAAGGTTTTCATCATAATATTACGGAGTCCGTTGAGCATGCGGGGGCTGATGGCTATAAGCGGTCAAGAAGTTGACCACCACCGATTCCTCCTGTTTCGTCAACCGGGCCCGCTTTGCCATCCTGCCGACGGTATATTTCCAATCCCGTTGATTGGGCGGAACCCGCCAATAGGTTTGTTTCCGACTCAGCGCCGAATCGGTCCATCCATGACAGGCATTGCATTTTAGAAAGGCCTCCGGCACTGCAGGAGGCTTCTGAGTCGACGGGGAAGAATTCGACAACAGCGAGAGGATTTCGGTTATCGTGAAGGAAGGCATCGGTTTGACCGGGTACCATTGCGCGCCGCCGTCCACCGAACGGAAAATCCCGTTGCTGGTTGTTCCGGCGAAGAGGAGAAATCGGTTGAGCGGGTGGATCGCCAGGCTGCGAATGTCTTGATCGTTCAATCCGTTATTCGACGGCTTCCATGATTTTCCGCCGTCGGTCGATTTCAAGATGCCTCTCCCGCGTGTCGACAGATATAAAACGCGGGAATCGGACGGGTCCAGGACAATCTGGTTGATCCACAATCCCTTCTCGATTTTCATTTCATTCCATTCTTTTTTTTTGTCCTCTCGCGTAAAGAGGCCTTTTGCCAATGTCCCGACCCACAGCACCCGTTTATTTTCATCGTAGGCCAGGGCACTCACACGCGTGTCTCGAAACTTTTCCTCGGCGCTCCACCGGGGAGCATGAATGGCGCGCTGAAAGAGTCCCTGAGAGTTCCCGTACCAGAGGGTCTTGGGCGGGCCGGGTGAAATAACCAGACTCTTAAATTTGATCTCATCGGGAAAAGGGGGGAGCCCTTCTCCAAAAGAAACCCATCCCTTTCCCGAATCGGCGGTCCGATAAAACTGAGTCGAGGCGGCGATGTAAAGCCGATCGGGCGATCCGGGATCGACTGCGATGGCGTCAATCGCGGTATTACCCAGCCGGTCATTCATTTCAACCCAGGTTTCGGCGTCGTCCCCGCTTTTGGAGATTCCCCCTCCCCAGCCCCCCGCATAGAGCTTCGTGAACGTCACCGCGAGGGCGTGATGGGTGAAACTCCTCAGGCCATGGTTCGCCGTCTTCCAGGTTAAACCCGCGTCTTCGCTCTTTAAAACACCGTAATTGCTGGTGATGGCGAAGACCTCTTCTTTATGGGTCGGATGGCCGACGATTTGATGAATAACAAACGGAGTCTCTTTTCCGCTTTCCAGAGCCGACAGGTCGGAATCCAGACAAAAACAGAGGATGAGGATCGCCCTCATCACGGGGACCTTCACTCCCCCGAAAATCGTCACCATTCTCATAAGTCGTTTGCATCATTTTCAAATTAACAGGTTACCCAAGAACAGCGATAGGATTTGTAACTCCTTGTTTTTCCTGTCATCGCGAGCGCCCGCAGGGTGCGTGGCGATCTCGGTTCACGATGGCGAGATTGCTTCGCTTCGCTCGCAATGACAACTTTCTATCGCTGTTCTTGGGTCTATTTATAAGACTTTTTATCCGGCATGTAAAGAGTTTTCGAACACCCAAGAGAGATAGAAAGTTGTCATTGCGAGCGAAGCGAAGCAATCTCGCCATCGTGAACCGAGATCGCCACGCACCCTGCGGGCGCTCGCGATGACAGGCAAAACAAGGAGTTGCAAATCTCTGTTCCTGGGGAACAGAGTTAGAAAGCTGTCATTGCGAACAAAGTGAAGCAATCTCAAGACTTTACGATAAGATTGCCACGCACCCTTCGGTGCTCGCAATGACATGATTAATAAGTGGGTGCGAAGTCTATCGCTGGTCTTGGGGGGTCACCAGCCAATATAAAATTCAACAAAATTGGCATAAAAGAGGAAATTAATACCTCCTTTTTTGGGTAAAAATTTTCCTTTGATTCCCATTTATGTTCCATATGTAAGGTTTTTTCTAAAAAAATAAAAAATTATTAAGAAAAATAATAAAAAAAATATAGTATATTCAACACCTTATAATTAAAAGCCCTGTAGTTCAGATTTGCAACAGATTGGTATCTAACTTGCACAATATTTTAGGCGAAGTAAGTAAAAGCCCCGAAGGGCGAATTGTTTTTTAGAACTTTTTATTAAGAAGAAAATTGAAATTTAAATATCCGGTCCTCCTATCCGAACGCCGGAACTTAACAACAGATACCCCCATGAAGGAGGTTTCCCCGATGTCCCAGCCTTTACCTTTAGTCGATAGCTTCAATAGAACAGTCAATTATATGCGGGTCTCCGTGACCGATCGATGTAATCTTCGCTGTACCTATTGTATGCCGGCGTATGGCGTCAACTGGATGCAGCAGGATAATATCCTGTCCTTCGATGAGTTTTACCGGCTGATCGAAAGGGCCGTCGTTCGGGGGCTGAAAAAGATCAGAATTACCGGTGGAGAACCTCTGGTCAGGAGCGGAGTCGTTGATTTTATCGCCAAGGTTGCCGCTTTAAGGGAACGGGGATTAAAAGACCTTGCCATGACCACCAACGCGGTTTTACTCAAAACCATGGCCGGACCTCTTTATAAAGCCGGCTTGAGGAGAATGAATATCAGCCTGGACTCGCTTAATCCCAAACGGTTTGAAGAAGTGACCCGGGGCAACTGCTTCCGCAAAGTCTGGGAAGGGATCGAAGAGGCAGAGCGGGTTGGTTTTAGTCCTCTTAAAATAAACATGGTCCTCCAAAAAGGGTGTAACGACGACGAAGTCATCGATTTTGTGAAAATGACTTTAAACCGGAATATTCATGTCCGGTTTATTGAATATATGCCCTGCGGCGACTTCGATGACTGGAAGTCCAAATATATGCCGATGGACGAGGTGATGACCAGGATCGAAGCCGAGTTCGGCAAACTTGAAATGAATATGGAAGACAAGGGTGGAAATGAGGGGACCTCCGGCCCCGCCTATAACTTCAAGCTCCCGGGCGGCAAAGGGGTCGTTGGATTCATTCATGCCATCAGCGACCATTTCTGCGATACCTGTAACCGGGTACGGTTAACGGCAGATGGTTCGCTCCGTCCTTGCCTCTTTTCGGATATCGAAGTGAATTTCAGAGAAGCCTTAAGAAGAAACTGTTCCGATGAGGAGCTCGATGATTTATATGATCAGGCGCTTCAGATTAAACCCGAAGGCCATATGCTGGAGCAGTTTGCTGAAGAAAAAATGTTAAAATCAATGATCAGTATCGGTGGGTAAGTTATTCAACGTAGAATAACCTGGCCGTTGAGAAGTGCCCAGCTGCAAGGCCGCAGCCTTGAGGACGACTGAAGCGTACAGAGTAGGTACGTTGAAGGAGACCGAAAGGCGAGAACGCCGCAGATGGGTTCTTATCAACGGATCAGGATGGCAGGGGGGAACCCGGTGGGGGTCCCCCCCTGCTTTACAGGAAAAAAATGAACAGTTCAACAAATCAACAGTTCAACAGATCAACCCATTGCAGTGACAAACGGGGTGTTATTGCGAAAAGCATTAGCGGCGAAGCAACCTTAGATTGCTTCGCTTTGCTCGCAATGACAGGCGGAGTGTCATTGCGAGGAGGGTTTTTCGACGAAGCAATCTTTTTTTTCAAGCCGAGCAGAGAGAGATTGCTTCGCTTTGCTCGCAATGACAGGCGG
It includes:
- the moaA gene encoding GTP 3',8-cyclase MoaA codes for the protein MSQPLPLVDSFNRTVNYMRVSVTDRCNLRCTYCMPAYGVNWMQQDNILSFDEFYRLIERAVVRGLKKIRITGGEPLVRSGVVDFIAKVAALRERGLKDLAMTTNAVLLKTMAGPLYKAGLRRMNISLDSLNPKRFEEVTRGNCFRKVWEGIEEAERVGFSPLKINMVLQKGCNDDEVIDFVKMTLNRNIHVRFIEYMPCGDFDDWKSKYMPMDEVMTRIEAEFGKLEMNMEDKGGNEGTSGPAYNFKLPGGKGVVGFIHAISDHFCDTCNRVRLTADGSLRPCLFSDIEVNFREALRRNCSDEELDDLYDQALQIKPEGHMLEQFAEEKMLKSMISIGG